In Paenibacillus sp. G2S3, a single window of DNA contains:
- a CDS encoding GNAT family N-acetyltransferase yields MTTAHHYECIERLPTTEEHASLWEAVGWGNVNTEMTAASLAHSVYGMVVVQEEKVIGMGRIVGDGHMYFYIQDVAVLPEFQGQGIGNVIIEQLIHYIQSHCFSSAFVGLFASHGNDTFYERYGFQNHAPGMTGMFKVME; encoded by the coding sequence ATGACAACAGCACATCATTACGAATGTATCGAACGTTTACCCACGACTGAAGAGCATGCCTCCTTATGGGAAGCTGTAGGTTGGGGGAACGTGAATACGGAAATGACCGCAGCCTCTCTGGCTCATTCGGTGTATGGGATGGTCGTTGTACAGGAAGAAAAGGTTATCGGTATGGGGCGGATCGTCGGCGATGGTCATATGTATTTCTATATTCAGGACGTAGCCGTGCTTCCCGAATTTCAGGGCCAAGGCATTGGTAATGTCATTATTGAGCAGCTAATACACTATATTCAATCTCATTGTTTTTCTAGCGCGTTCGTCGGACTCTTCGCATCACATGGGAATGATACCTTTTACGAACGATATGGCTTTCAGAATCACGCCCCCGGTATGACGGGCATGTTCAAGGTCATGGAGTAA
- a CDS encoding chromosome condensation regulator, protein MNLVKPLPSIAAGYRHTVLLKPDGTVTAVGDNKYGQCDVSDWCDMIAVAAGNAHTGNTHTIGLKSDGTVAAVGWNKYDQCDVSGWADIVGVAAGWRRTVGLKSDGTVVAVGRNNEGQCNVSDWRDIVAVAAGDWHTVGLKTDSTVTIVGNNRYGQRNVNDWHDIVAIAAGYLHTVGLKSDGTVVAAGRNHEDQCNVTGWHGIVAIAAGSHHTIGLKSDGTVVAVGWNKHGECNISDWRDIVAIAAGCTHTALLKSDGTVVAAGNNEHGQCDVSGWRGIQLSGN, encoded by the coding sequence ATGAACCTTGTGAAACCCTTACCTTCCATAGCAGCGGGTTATCGTCATACCGTCCTGCTTAAACCGGACGGCACGGTCACGGCTGTGGGTGATAATAAATATGGCCAATGTGATGTAAGCGACTGGTGCGATATGATAGCGGTTGCTGCGGGTAATGCTCATACAGGTAATACTCATACCATCGGGCTTAAATCGGATGGTACGGTGGCAGCTGTGGGTTGGAATAAGTATGACCAATGCGATGTAAGCGGCTGGGCTGATATTGTGGGGGTTGCCGCGGGTTGGCGTCGTACCGTCGGGCTTAAATCGGATGGCACGGTGGTTGCTGTGGGTCGAAATAATGAAGGCCAATGCAATGTAAGTGACTGGCGTGATATAGTAGCAGTTGCGGCGGGTGATTGGCATACCGTCGGGCTTAAAACGGACAGCACGGTGACAATTGTGGGTAATAATCGGTATGGCCAACGCAATGTAAATGATTGGCATGACATAGTGGCTATAGCGGCGGGTTACCTTCATACCGTCGGTCTTAAATCGGACGGTACGGTAGTTGCTGCGGGTCGAAATCATGAAGACCAGTGTAATGTAACCGGCTGGCACGGTATTGTGGCTATAGCGGCAGGTAGCCATCATACCATCGGTCTTAAATCAGACGGCACAGTGGTTGCTGTGGGTTGGAATAAGCACGGCGAATGCAATATAAGTGACTGGCGCGATATAGTGGCGATTGCGGCGGGCTGTACTCATACCGCCCTGCTTAAATCGGACGGCACGGTGGTTGCTGCGGGTAATAACGAACATGGCCAATGCGATGTAAGCGGGTGGCGCGGCATTCAGCTATCCGGAAATTAG
- a CDS encoding oleate hydratase, whose translation MKKEYGNKQVYFVGGGIASLAGAAYLVRDCDFPGQNIHIIEEMKILGGSNDGAGDAEHGYVIRGGRMLNDETYENTWDLLMSIPSLDHPEKSVREEIIEFDTANPTHANARLVNRNGEVEDVLSMGFDMADRLAMGKLIITPEEKMGKARINDWFGPHFFTTNFWYMWATTFAFQPWHSAVELKRYMIRFVHEFPRIQTLEGVTRTPYNQYDSIILPMHKYLEGFGVDFTLKCTVTDLQFKDGDGITVTQMNVLRQGVPDVINISEDDIVIVTNGSMTEGSSLGSMTSAPRLNGKGSSWKLWENIAAKKPGLGNPSSFDDHIDGSKWESFTVTFQDSKFFDLMEKFTRNRAGTGALVTFKDSSWLMSVVLAFQPHFRNQPEHVKVFWGYGLYPDNVGDFVKKKMSECTGEEIMEELIGHLHFEEHKDEIMATANCIPCMMPYITSQFMPRLNSDRPKVVPEGSTNLAFVGQYCEIPDDVVFTEEYSIRAARTAVYTLLGINRPIEPINQHQYDVRTLFTSFITSFR comes from the coding sequence GTGAAAAAAGAGTACGGTAATAAACAGGTTTATTTTGTCGGTGGCGGAATTGCATCCTTAGCGGGCGCGGCTTACCTGGTCAGAGACTGTGACTTTCCGGGACAGAACATTCACATTATTGAAGAGATGAAGATTCTCGGTGGCAGCAACGACGGCGCAGGTGACGCTGAGCACGGTTATGTCATTCGCGGTGGCCGGATGCTCAACGATGAGACCTATGAGAATACATGGGATTTACTCATGTCGATTCCCTCCCTCGACCATCCAGAGAAATCCGTTAGAGAAGAGATTATAGAATTCGATACCGCCAATCCAACACATGCTAACGCTAGACTCGTAAACCGCAACGGTGAGGTGGAAGATGTATTATCCATGGGCTTTGATATGGCTGACCGGCTTGCGATGGGTAAATTGATTATTACACCGGAAGAAAAAATGGGAAAAGCCCGGATTAACGACTGGTTTGGTCCACACTTTTTCACTACGAACTTCTGGTATATGTGGGCTACTACTTTCGCCTTCCAACCTTGGCATAGCGCTGTAGAGCTTAAACGATATATGATTCGCTTCGTTCATGAGTTCCCAAGAATTCAAACTCTGGAAGGCGTAACCCGCACTCCATATAACCAGTATGATTCCATCATCTTACCTATGCATAAATATCTCGAAGGCTTCGGCGTAGACTTTACACTGAAATGTACAGTAACTGACCTGCAGTTCAAAGATGGAGATGGCATTACCGTAACCCAAATGAACGTCCTACGCCAAGGTGTCCCAGACGTTATTAACATAAGCGAAGACGATATCGTAATCGTCACGAACGGCTCCATGACCGAAGGCTCCAGCCTTGGATCCATGACCTCTGCTCCACGTCTCAATGGAAAGGGTAGCTCTTGGAAGTTATGGGAGAACATCGCTGCCAAAAAACCAGGTCTCGGCAATCCATCCTCCTTCGATGATCATATCGATGGTTCGAAATGGGAGTCCTTTACCGTGACCTTCCAAGATTCCAAATTCTTCGATCTTATGGAGAAATTCACTCGCAATCGTGCAGGTACTGGCGCATTGGTTACCTTTAAAGATTCGAGCTGGTTAATGTCCGTTGTCTTAGCCTTCCAACCGCATTTCCGCAATCAACCAGAGCATGTAAAAGTATTCTGGGGCTACGGTCTGTACCCTGACAACGTAGGAGACTTCGTGAAGAAGAAAATGAGCGAATGTACCGGGGAAGAAATTATGGAAGAATTAATCGGTCATCTTCATTTCGAAGAACATAAGGACGAGATCATGGCAACTGCTAATTGTATTCCATGTATGATGCCTTATATCACTTCACAATTCATGCCTAGATTAAATAGTGACCGACCAAAAGTAGTTCCTGAAGGCTCTACTAACCTTGCCTTCGTTGGACAATATTGCGAAATTCCAGATGATGTTGTATTCACGGAAGAATACTCGATCAGAGCGGCAAGAACTGCAGTATACACATTGCTCGGAATTAACCGGCCTATCGAGCCAATCAATCAGCATCAGTACGATGTCCGCACCTTGTTCACAAGCTTTATCACTTCTTTTAGATAA
- a CDS encoding glycosyltransferase family 2 protein: protein MYDLSIVVPTRNRIDDLTVCIESIGKQTQLEDISIELWIVDDGEIPEDRLTYYREILTGLPQAKLHYHRKTKPGLWLSRYEALGLIHAEIMLNLDDDAELDDSLYIRRLLDTYAADNSIVGVGGVAKGIHSSMPSRLFGMLTGQMSGSPGRLSASMFAGSQFLWGEKKHVFETDFFHGCNMSFRRSALRDIKPYPWMTSYSIAEDIYLSHLASRYGKLVINPAMKIIHHESPGSRDKAGVVAHATAINHYYLLNLRKAPFMNYAALIWTLTCLTAKATLKRNFKAVSGYAKGILFVLNPRKNKYSEYMLD, encoded by the coding sequence ATGTATGATCTATCTATAGTGGTTCCTACCCGTAACCGAATCGACGACCTTACGGTGTGCATAGAGTCCATTGGCAAGCAGACACAGCTTGAGGACATCTCCATCGAGCTATGGATTGTGGACGACGGTGAGATCCCTGAGGACAGATTAACCTATTATCGTGAAATACTAACTGGGTTACCGCAGGCTAAACTTCATTATCATCGCAAAACTAAGCCTGGTCTCTGGCTTTCCCGTTACGAAGCGCTAGGACTGATCCATGCAGAAATTATGCTTAACTTAGATGACGATGCAGAGTTAGATGACTCCTTATATATTCGACGACTGCTAGATACTTATGCAGCCGATAATTCCATAGTTGGTGTAGGTGGTGTAGCCAAAGGCATACATAGTAGCATGCCAAGCAGGCTATTCGGTATGCTAACCGGACAAATGTCCGGATCACCAGGCAGATTGTCGGCAAGTATGTTTGCAGGCTCGCAATTCCTTTGGGGAGAGAAGAAGCATGTATTTGAAACTGATTTTTTTCACGGCTGCAATATGTCCTTTCGGCGCTCGGCACTACGTGATATTAAACCCTATCCATGGATGACAAGCTATTCCATAGCCGAAGATATTTATTTGTCTCATTTGGCCAGCCGCTATGGCAAGCTTGTGATTAATCCCGCCATGAAAATCATCCATCATGAGTCGCCAGGCTCTCGCGATAAGGCAGGCGTTGTAGCACATGCTACCGCCATCAACCACTACTATCTGCTCAACTTGCGTAAAGCTCCTTTTATGAATTATGCTGCCTTGATCTGGACACTGACTTGTCTGACGGCTAAAGCAACTCTAAAACGGAATTTCAAAGCTGTTAGCGGATATGCCAAGGGTATCCTCTTCGTATTAAATCCTCGCAAGAATAAATATAGTGAATATATGCTCGATTAA
- a CDS encoding Ger(x)C family spore germination protein: MNKKIYKRIVLIFILSLLSGLLAGCWDQLEIEDRALVLGLSIDSVPPDSKTNDDQTTHLKSANINLPQIRVTAQIAVPGRVPLGPGSGSEGGGGNQNPVWVVEVYGYTLDDAMNNLQQQISDPRYLIHLRVIIISEDIARKSMDDLNDYLRRNPEVRRRTWLLVSEGEAARFMNINPPLQRVPTLYILSTMEKAVTSGKFPADYIGVFWSAESKWGESGYLPYVSLHQEDNIMIKGLAYFSGGVMVGSTIPIEIGAYMSMKGINPGGYSDLFYADEFGPVMLKVNDRFTRVKVQFKEGKPHITYSLSLEAALDEHLRNDISIASSRSLEKIEDIFQKRVIGIFNHLIKETQQAHSDVFGMGEYIRAYAPSYWKAHVRDKHDWEQQYSKLSIEVKLKTHIDRVGLKQN; encoded by the coding sequence ATGAATAAAAAAATTTATAAGCGTATAGTTCTTATTTTTATTCTCTCACTCCTGTCTGGATTGCTCGCAGGTTGCTGGGACCAGCTCGAAATTGAAGATCGTGCATTGGTGCTAGGGTTATCCATTGATTCCGTCCCTCCAGACAGCAAAACAAATGATGACCAAACCACTCATCTTAAAAGCGCAAATATTAACCTTCCCCAAATTCGTGTAACCGCCCAAATTGCGGTTCCGGGAAGAGTTCCACTCGGACCAGGCAGTGGAAGTGAAGGCGGAGGCGGGAATCAAAATCCAGTATGGGTCGTAGAAGTATATGGATACACATTAGATGACGCCATGAACAATTTACAGCAGCAAATTTCCGATCCACGTTATCTGATTCATTTACGAGTGATTATTATTAGTGAGGATATTGCAAGAAAAAGCATGGATGACTTAAATGATTATTTGCGTCGCAATCCAGAAGTTCGTCGCCGGACCTGGCTGCTAGTATCCGAAGGGGAAGCTGCCAGATTCATGAATATTAATCCTCCGCTGCAGCGAGTGCCGACCCTTTACATCCTCTCCACCATGGAAAAAGCAGTGACATCAGGGAAATTTCCTGCTGATTATATAGGTGTATTCTGGTCAGCAGAATCCAAATGGGGCGAAAGTGGTTATCTGCCTTACGTCTCCTTACATCAGGAAGACAATATCATGATTAAAGGCCTAGCTTACTTTAGTGGTGGAGTGATGGTCGGTTCGACGATTCCTATTGAGATTGGCGCATATATGTCCATGAAGGGCATTAATCCCGGGGGATACTCCGATCTTTTTTATGCTGATGAATTCGGTCCGGTGATGCTCAAAGTCAACGACCGGTTCACGAGGGTGAAAGTTCAATTCAAAGAGGGCAAACCTCATATCACCTATAGCCTTTCTTTAGAAGCGGCTCTGGACGAGCATTTACGCAATGATATCAGTATTGCTTCCAGCCGTTCTTTAGAAAAAATTGAAGATATCTTTCAAAAGAGAGTGATCGGTATTTTCAACCACCTTATCAAAGAAACTCAACAAGCGCATTCCGATGTCTTTGGCATGGGTGAATATATTCGTGCATATGCTCCCTCCTACTGGAAAGCCCATGTTCGTGACAAACATGACTGGGAGCAGCAGTATTCCAAGCTCAGTATAGAAGTTAAGTTGAAAACTCACATCGACAGAGTAGGTCTTAAACAAAATTAA
- a CDS encoding TetR-like C-terminal domain-containing protein, with amino-acid sequence MSNSFLTKNALSHSLKELMEHTSLNKITVKQLVDHCGLNRQTFYYHFQDIFDLLGWIYKTEAVESIAQYRSYSTWTDGFYRIFCYIERNKTFCCNTLNSLGRNHLDAYLYEVTNDLIMGVINELSAGMEVSHEDKHFIANFYTLAFTGLVIQWMRDGMKEHPDHIIEKLSVLIEGNFLKALHKYENKPL; translated from the coding sequence TTGTCCAATTCTTTTCTCACCAAAAATGCACTGTCCCATTCCTTAAAAGAACTAATGGAACATACATCGCTCAATAAAATTACAGTCAAACAGCTCGTGGACCATTGCGGACTAAATCGACAAACCTTCTATTATCATTTTCAAGATATATTTGATTTACTCGGTTGGATCTATAAGACTGAGGCTGTAGAAAGCATCGCCCAGTATCGTAGCTATAGTACTTGGACGGACGGTTTTTATAGAATCTTCTGCTACATCGAACGGAATAAAACTTTTTGCTGCAACACCTTGAACTCACTGGGCAGAAATCATCTGGATGCGTATCTATACGAAGTGACGAATGATCTCATTATGGGTGTCATAAACGAACTGTCCGCCGGGATGGAGGTTAGCCACGAAGATAAACATTTCATTGCTAACTTCTATACACTGGCCTTCACAGGCCTCGTCATTCAGTGGATGAGAGATGGGATGAAGGAGCATCCGGATCACATTATCGAGAAGCTAAGTGTACTCATTGAGGGAAATTTTCTAAAAGCTTTGCACAAATATGAGAACAAGCCGTTGTAA
- a CDS encoding DsbA family oxidoreductase — MRIDIWSDYACPFCYIGKRRLENALSQFPNRDQVEVVFRSFQLDPHAEVSTDKNIHELLATKYGMSIEKAKAMNAQLAEQAQDVGLEFNFDTVKHTNTFDSHRLSHFASSKGKGAEMSERLLRAYFTDSLNLGDRSVLATLAAEVGLDQAEVAAMLETDAYTAEVNGDIEEGSRLNITGVPFFVFNNKYALSGAQPGPVFTEVLDTVWAEEQAGPTLQVVGKGKSDVSTDDGCADGSCNI, encoded by the coding sequence ATGAGAATAGATATTTGGTCCGATTATGCGTGTCCATTTTGTTATATTGGTAAAAGACGTTTGGAGAATGCGCTGAGTCAATTTCCGAACCGTGATCAAGTAGAGGTGGTATTCCGTAGCTTTCAACTAGATCCACACGCAGAGGTGAGTACAGATAAGAATATTCATGAGCTGTTGGCTACCAAATACGGCATGTCTATCGAAAAAGCAAAAGCAATGAACGCTCAGTTAGCTGAGCAAGCGCAAGATGTGGGATTGGAATTCAATTTTGATACAGTGAAGCATACGAATACTTTCGACAGCCACCGCCTGAGTCACTTTGCAAGCTCAAAAGGAAAAGGTGCAGAAATGTCCGAACGTCTGCTACGTGCCTACTTTACGGATTCATTGAATCTTGGAGATCGCAGTGTACTTGCTACACTTGCTGCTGAGGTAGGGCTGGATCAGGCAGAAGTTGCGGCAATGCTGGAGACAGATGCTTATACAGCTGAAGTGAATGGTGATATCGAGGAAGGAAGTCGTCTTAATATTACCGGTGTGCCATTCTTTGTGTTCAACAATAAATATGCTTTATCAGGTGCACAGCCAGGACCTGTATTTACAGAGGTATTGGATACTGTGTGGGCGGAAGAGCAAGCGGGACCAACACTGCAAGTGGTTGGCAAAGGGAAATCTGACGTATCTACGGATGATGGCTGCGCAGATGGATCTTGCAATATATAA
- a CDS encoding FAD:protein FMN transferase: MFKNKKTTLILVVIVIALIAVGAWLITKDKDDKTAGTTGSATTSGKGEEKSLSQTFYIYDTVVNIKVFGATVEQKNMDDIQQMLERMDMELSRTKEGGETYAVNQAAGKEAVVVSDETLDVIKQSIQYAKEMDGLFDPTIGPLIDLWNIGSGGDKVPPQAEIDKAKSLTNYKDVEIDEAAKTVKLMKENMVLDLGGIGKGYAADRIADYLKEQGLNSAMINLGGSSIIALGKKPNGKEWNIGLQDPDQSRGTQLGTIKISDEVIDASGVYERYFMQDNIRYHHILDPRTGYPSQNGLKSLTIMSPNATDADALSTGVFLMGIEEGMKYLESLPDDVEAFFITDDNKIYATKGIKERMNLTDPTYSFAE, translated from the coding sequence ATGTTCAAGAACAAAAAAACGACGCTGATCCTCGTTGTAATCGTCATCGCCCTCATAGCTGTCGGCGCTTGGCTAATTACTAAGGATAAGGACGATAAAACAGCGGGAACTACGGGTAGCGCAACAACATCCGGAAAAGGAGAGGAAAAGTCTCTCTCACAAACCTTTTATATTTATGACACTGTTGTGAATATCAAAGTGTTCGGTGCTACAGTAGAACAGAAAAATATGGATGATATCCAGCAGATGCTGGAGCGAATGGATATGGAGCTTAGCCGCACCAAAGAAGGTGGAGAGACTTACGCAGTCAATCAGGCAGCAGGAAAAGAAGCGGTTGTTGTTTCTGACGAGACCCTGGATGTAATTAAACAATCCATACAATACGCAAAGGAAATGGACGGGCTATTTGATCCTACAATCGGTCCGTTAATCGATCTTTGGAATATCGGTAGCGGTGGAGATAAGGTCCCTCCCCAAGCTGAAATTGATAAAGCGAAGAGCCTAACCAATTACAAGGACGTTGAAATTGATGAAGCTGCGAAAACTGTAAAGCTGATGAAGGAAAATATGGTGCTAGATCTGGGCGGCATTGGTAAAGGTTATGCTGCTGACCGTATCGCTGATTATTTGAAAGAGCAAGGTCTAAATAGCGCTATGATTAACCTCGGAGGCAGCAGTATTATTGCTCTCGGTAAGAAGCCAAACGGAAAGGAATGGAATATCGGATTGCAGGATCCAGATCAAAGCCGTGGCACACAGCTAGGAACCATTAAAATCTCAGATGAGGTCATCGATGCTTCTGGTGTTTACGAACGGTATTTTATGCAGGACAATATTCGTTACCATCATATCCTTGATCCACGCACAGGATATCCCTCACAGAACGGTCTCAAAAGCCTTACCATTATGAGCCCGAATGCAACAGATGCGGATGCCTTATCCACTGGGGTATTCCTGATGGGAATCGAGGAGGGCATGAAATATCTTGAATCTTTACCTGATGATGTTGAAGCTTTCTTTATTACCGACGACAACAAAATCTATGCCACTAAAGGTATAAAAGAAAGAATGAACCTGACAGATCCAACGTACAGTTTCGCAGAGTAA
- a CDS encoding CLC_0170 family protein, whose amino-acid sequence MIFRQLTYVTIALLISGVLLVTVDSKIYAVNAMHREKKYANVIGWIYFSLFLLIGLAQLFYL is encoded by the coding sequence ATGATCTTTCGTCAGCTAACCTACGTAACCATTGCGCTACTGATCTCTGGAGTGCTATTGGTTACTGTAGATAGTAAAATATATGCAGTCAATGCTATGCACCGGGAAAAAAAATACGCTAATGTGATCGGTTGGATATATTTCAGCTTATTCCTGCTGATAGGACTAGCTCAGCTATTCTATCTATGA
- a CDS encoding RluA family pseudouridine synthase encodes MNTRRNPKETAKRGTRSHSKPTGKLNHKAKAPAAPKSFTVNEPSELLPFLLIHITGRGRNAIKSILSRGQVAVNGKVVTQHNLQLHPGQTVTIDQEKPVQVAEMIGLTIVHEDDDLIIIQKDAGLLSIATAEENELTAYRQLMEHVRISNPKNRIFVVHRLDRDTSGVMMFAKSERIQQALQTTWKDTVKERSYVALVEGAVKRPEGTVSSWLKETSTLKMYSSPHEGDGLHAITHYKLIQANRHFSLLEVKLETGRKNQIRVHMADIGHPIAGDKKYGAETKTVGRLGLHARVLSFIHPTSGELMTFESPIPKTFLKYTAPAPTN; translated from the coding sequence ATGAACACAAGAAGAAATCCCAAAGAAACAGCCAAAAGAGGTACTCGTTCCCACAGCAAGCCAACTGGCAAGCTTAATCATAAAGCTAAAGCACCCGCAGCGCCCAAGTCTTTTACAGTAAATGAACCTTCTGAGCTGTTACCCTTCTTACTCATCCATATCACAGGCCGTGGACGAAATGCTATTAAATCTATCCTCTCGCGTGGACAAGTAGCAGTGAATGGCAAAGTAGTCACACAGCATAATCTTCAATTGCATCCGGGTCAAACTGTGACGATTGATCAAGAGAAGCCTGTACAAGTAGCTGAAATGATCGGACTCACCATCGTCCATGAGGATGATGATCTAATCATTATTCAGAAGGATGCTGGACTGCTGTCGATTGCCACTGCGGAAGAAAATGAATTGACCGCTTACCGCCAGCTTATGGAGCATGTCCGCATCAGCAATCCTAAGAACCGAATTTTTGTCGTGCACCGCTTGGACCGCGATACATCTGGGGTAATGATGTTTGCCAAAAGCGAACGGATCCAGCAAGCACTGCAAACTACGTGGAAGGATACCGTGAAAGAACGTTCTTACGTAGCGCTAGTCGAAGGCGCCGTTAAAAGACCTGAAGGTACAGTGAGCTCTTGGCTAAAAGAAACCTCTACCCTAAAAATGTACTCCAGTCCTCACGAAGGCGATGGTCTACATGCGATCACACATTATAAGCTCATTCAGGCGAACCGCCACTTCTCGTTGCTTGAGGTAAAGCTTGAAACTGGACGCAAAAATCAGATTCGTGTTCATATGGCAGATATCGGCCATCCGATTGCAGGAGATAAGAAGTATGGTGCAGAGACCAAAACGGTAGGTCGTCTCGGCCTGCATGCTCGTGTACTTTCTTTTATTCATCCTACTTCAGGAGAGTTAATGACCTTCGAAAGTCCAATTCCGAAGACATTCCTGAAATATACCGCACCAGCACCTACAAACTAA
- a CDS encoding endospore germination permease, which produces MNSNRPITTIQVMAVIISTIIGIGILSIPRYMAVAGDSGAPLVTASGVPVAFLGLWFTAAICRKFPNETLFIFSRRLLGTWLADIFSMLISLFFAFSAGITMRQFGEVCVAVVFKKTPIEAVILLMLLLVALSIRRNIVKFTYVHVFYLPFILLSAIAIILVAMRNVDVLNLLPLTGNHTTFSSFSKGTITSAGLYQGTFVIILLVPLMKKPQQILKAGTIALGIIGFIYVMIVWVTLGMFGAQETKLLSYPTLEAARSISIGAGLLERFDALFIIIWVISIFTTIFTNYYLATYSLQQVLRHKDHRLLSSFLLPLIFTFSLLPRNIFQVYSFASITAIIGLIFLTFYPLLLWIVSLIRNKGAISHE; this is translated from the coding sequence CCGCCCCATAACAACGATCCAAGTCATGGCTGTAATCATCAGTACGATTATAGGAATAGGAATCTTAAGTATTCCTCGTTATATGGCTGTAGCCGGAGACAGTGGTGCACCGCTCGTAACTGCTTCTGGGGTACCTGTTGCTTTTTTGGGTTTATGGTTTACAGCGGCTATCTGCCGAAAATTCCCGAACGAAACGTTGTTCATATTCAGCCGCCGCCTTCTCGGAACTTGGCTCGCGGATATTTTCTCCATGCTTATTTCTTTGTTTTTTGCTTTCTCTGCCGGAATCACCATGCGCCAATTCGGAGAAGTATGTGTTGCGGTTGTCTTTAAAAAGACACCCATCGAAGCAGTAATTCTCTTAATGCTCCTACTGGTTGCCTTATCAATCCGTAGAAATATTGTAAAATTCACTTATGTACATGTTTTTTATTTACCCTTTATTCTATTATCCGCTATCGCAATTATATTGGTAGCTATGAGAAATGTTGATGTTCTGAACTTGCTACCCCTCACCGGAAATCACACCACCTTTTCAAGCTTTTCCAAAGGAACGATTACGTCCGCTGGCCTTTATCAAGGCACATTTGTCATCATCCTGCTGGTTCCTCTAATGAAAAAACCTCAACAGATCCTTAAAGCAGGCACTATTGCGCTTGGTATCATTGGATTCATTTATGTAATGATCGTTTGGGTCACTCTAGGCATGTTTGGAGCTCAAGAAACCAAATTACTTTCCTATCCAACCCTAGAAGCAGCTCGCTCCATATCCATCGGCGCAGGACTATTAGAACGGTTTGATGCTCTTTTTATAATCATTTGGGTGATTTCTATATTCACTACCATCTTTACGAACTACTACCTAGCCACATACTCTCTGCAACAAGTGCTGCGGCACAAGGATCACCGCCTACTATCCAGTTTCTTACTTCCACTTATCTTCACTTTTTCACTTTTGCCGAGAAACATATTTCAGGTCTATTCATTTGCTAGCATTACAGCAATAATCGGTTTGATTTTTTTGACCTTCTATCCTCTTTTATTATGGATAGTCTCTCTAATCCGAAATAAAGGAGCCATTTCTCATGAATAA